The following are encoded in a window of Gammaproteobacteria bacterium genomic DNA:
- a CDS encoding ribonucleotide-diphosphate reductase subunit beta, translated as NPECRQYLLRQAFEEAVHTHSYQYCVESLGMDEGEVFNMYREVSSVHDKSAWAMNYTESLADPNFHTGTPANDQRLLRDLIGFYVIFEGIFFYVGFVQVLSMGRRNKMTGVAEHFQYILRDESMHMNFGIDVINQIKIENPHLWTEDFKKQALEMIHKGIELEIRYAHDTMPRGVLGLNANMFTDYLHFIANRRCAQIGLPEQFPGATNPFPWMSEVMDLKKEKNFFETRVTEYQTGGTLSWD; from the coding sequence AATCCCGAATGTCGACAGTACCTGCTGCGCCAGGCGTTCGAAGAAGCGGTTCACACCCATTCATATCAGTATTGCGTTGAATCGCTAGGGATGGATGAAGGGGAAGTTTTCAATATGTACCGCGAAGTCTCCTCGGTACACGATAAGTCCGCGTGGGCGATGAACTATACGGAAAGCCTGGCGGATCCCAATTTCCACACGGGCACACCAGCCAATGATCAGCGCTTATTGCGTGACTTAATCGGCTTTTACGTAATTTTTGAAGGGATATTTTTCTACGTTGGTTTCGTGCAGGTGTTATCAATGGGGCGGCGCAACAAGATGACAGGTGTTGCGGAACATTTTCAATACATACTGCGCGATGAATCGATGCATATGAACTTTGGGATTGACGTTATCAATCAGATCAAAATCGAAAATCCCCATTTGTGGACGGAAGATTTCAAAAAACAGGCTCTAGAGATGATACACAAGGGCATAGAGCTGGAGATCCGATATGCTCATGACACCATGCCACGAGGCGTGTTAGGGCTCAACGCCAACATGTTTACCGACTATCTACACTTCATCGCCAATCGTCGCTGCGCTCAAATTGGATTACCAGAACAGTTCCCTGGGGCAACCAACCCGTTCCCATGGATGAGTGAGGTAATGGATCTTAAGAAAGAAAAGAACTTTTTTGAGACCCGCGTAACTGAATATCAAACGGGTGGGACCTTATCTTGGGATTGA
- the pabB gene encoding aminodeoxychorismate synthase component I, with protein sequence MKPRITELPYVADSSELFTGLSKRTWCVFLDSGHPATQYGRYDILAADPYLTLTTRGDTTTISSRDGEECSSRDPFMLLKRCLGEVKQDEMDLPFCGGAIGYFAYDLGRRIESLPEATIQDVNLPDMAVGLYDWAVVVDHKEKRAWLVGQGRDQRTFDEWTQLEDMNQSPSSSAGDNPFTVLSAVSSNMNRDDYARAFRRVKQYIRDGDCYQVNLAQRFSVNVEGDLWDAYVQLRGLNPAPFAAFFQIQDGAVLSSSPERFLSVRNRRVETKPVKGTRPRSAYRRRDVSLAEELQKSSKDRAENVMIVDLLRNDLGKTCTPGTVEVPKLFALESFATVHHLVSTVTGQLASGQHALDLLRGCFPGGSITGAPKVRAMEIIEELEPHRRSVYCGAMGYIGFNGDMDTNIAIRTLVFDECRMHCWAGGGIVADSSLEGEYQETFDKAAALLKLFEQKEVQRVGS encoded by the coding sequence TTGAAACCGCGAATCACAGAATTGCCTTACGTCGCCGATAGTTCTGAATTATTCACAGGTCTTTCTAAGCGAACGTGGTGCGTGTTTTTAGATAGTGGGCATCCAGCGACGCAATACGGGCGTTACGATATCCTCGCTGCCGATCCTTATTTGACGCTAACCACGCGTGGTGACACGACCACTATCTCCTCCCGTGATGGGGAGGAATGCTCTAGCCGGGATCCGTTTATGTTGCTTAAGCGTTGTTTGGGAGAGGTAAAGCAAGACGAGATGGATTTACCGTTTTGTGGTGGCGCTATTGGCTACTTTGCTTATGATCTAGGACGCCGTATTGAGTCTCTACCAGAGGCGACGATACAGGACGTCAATCTGCCTGATATGGCTGTTGGTCTCTACGATTGGGCTGTTGTCGTTGACCATAAGGAGAAGCGTGCGTGGTTAGTCGGACAGGGGAGGGATCAACGTACGTTTGATGAATGGACTCAGCTTGAAGATATGAATCAGTCACCTTCGTCGTCAGCGGGCGATAATCCCTTCACGGTATTATCTGCTGTTTCTTCGAACATGAATCGTGACGATTATGCGCGGGCCTTTAGGCGCGTTAAACAATATATCCGTGATGGGGACTGTTACCAGGTCAATCTAGCCCAGCGATTTTCAGTGAACGTAGAAGGCGATCTGTGGGACGCCTATGTTCAATTAAGGGGGCTTAATCCAGCCCCATTTGCGGCATTTTTTCAAATTCAAGACGGAGCCGTATTAAGTTCCTCGCCGGAACGGTTTCTTAGCGTCAGGAATCGGCGGGTGGAAACCAAGCCGGTCAAAGGAACGCGCCCACGTTCAGCCTATAGGCGCCGTGACGTGTCGTTGGCTGAGGAGCTTCAGAAAAGTTCGAAGGATCGGGCGGAGAATGTGATGATTGTGGACCTACTACGCAATGATCTGGGGAAAACATGTACTCCCGGCACGGTCGAGGTCCCTAAACTGTTTGCGCTTGAGAGCTTTGCAACAGTGCATCATTTGGTTAGCACCGTGACAGGACAGCTTGCCTCCGGTCAACATGCCCTCGATTTACTGCGGGGCTGTTTCCCTGGCGGTTCAATTACAGGGGCTCCGAAAGTACGTGCCATGGAGATCATTGAAGAGCTCGAGCCCCATCGCCGCAGTGTCTATTGTGGCGCAATGGGGTATATCGGCTTTAATGGCGACATGGACACTAATATTGCGATACGAACGCTGGTTTTCGACGAATGCCGGATGCACTGCTGGGCCGGGGGCGGTATCGTGGCTGATTCGAGTTTGGAAGGGGAGTATCAGGAGACATTCGATAAAGCCGCTGCACTGCTGAAATTGTTTGAGCAAAAGGAAGTACAGCGTGTGGGTAGTTAA
- a CDS encoding S-layer protein, which translates to MCNSGIVGWDVGGAHLKLALLGMDGSLRMAKQLPSPLWRGVQRFETAMQNALDTLPDTAAEHGVTFTGELADVFETRAIGITTLITHMVAHLGEENMRIYAGRKGFVGRSRVSAHTTEIASANWHASVRFVSMHLAEGILIDIGSTTTDIVPFAGGEVCCRGYTDSDRMQYDELLYTGIARTPIIAVTQRIPFAGEWQYLAAEHFATMADVYRLTGALPVDADLLETPDGASKGVEDSARRLARMLGRDLDAAKPFDPWCGVARYIANLQLARIYQGLERTLSRHVIADDAPLIGAGTGRFLVRDLANRLARPFVDFSELIDAPLELKPLASDCAPAVAVAQLLRMGH; encoded by the coding sequence ATGTGCAATAGCGGGATCGTCGGTTGGGATGTGGGTGGAGCACATCTCAAATTGGCTTTATTAGGCATGGATGGTTCGCTCCGGATGGCCAAGCAATTACCGTCACCACTATGGAGAGGCGTGCAGCGCTTTGAGACGGCAATGCAGAATGCGCTAGATACATTGCCTGACACTGCAGCGGAACATGGGGTAACTTTTACTGGTGAGCTTGCAGATGTGTTCGAAACCCGTGCCATAGGGATCACAACCCTGATAACGCATATGGTGGCACACCTCGGAGAAGAGAATATGCGCATCTACGCTGGACGGAAGGGTTTCGTCGGACGCTCGCGCGTTAGTGCACACACAACAGAGATCGCTTCCGCAAATTGGCATGCGAGCGTCCGCTTTGTCAGCATGCATCTCGCAGAGGGGATCCTGATCGATATTGGAAGCACCACTACCGACATTGTTCCATTTGCAGGCGGGGAGGTCTGTTGTCGCGGTTATACTGATTCTGATCGCATGCAATATGATGAGTTGTTATATACTGGCATCGCACGGACGCCGATTATAGCCGTCACTCAAAGGATCCCATTCGCTGGGGAATGGCAGTATCTGGCAGCGGAGCATTTTGCCACCATGGCAGACGTTTATCGGCTCACTGGCGCACTGCCAGTGGATGCGGATTTACTGGAGACACCGGATGGTGCCAGTAAAGGTGTAGAGGACAGTGCCCGCCGCCTTGCCCGGATGCTTGGTCGAGACCTCGATGCGGCGAAACCATTTGACCCTTGGTGCGGCGTCGCCAGATACATTGCGAATCTGCAGCTTGCCCGGATCTATCAGGGGCTTGAACGGACCCTCTCCAGGCATGTGATTGCTGATGATGCCCCTTTGATTGGGGCGGGGACCGGCCGTTTTCTAGTGCGTGACTTGGCAAACCGTCTCGCTCGCCCGTTTGTGGATTTCTCCGAACTAATTGACGCACCGCTGGAGTTAAAGCCGTTAGCGTCGGACTGCGCACCAGCTGTGGCAGTCGCCCAACTTTTGAGGATGGGCCATTGA
- a CDS encoding ATP-grasp domain-containing protein produces MRIFVCEFITGGGVLGEPLPDALALEGDMMLNALVSDLLDLTAIDIVTARDPRLDVVRHPIQVETPDQAGDCWQLWQTLARNADAVWPIAPETGGALEDLSEMAQRCHRILLGSSPEAIRLTTSKSATSAQLLNCGIPAVETHQVSTDLPLSETGWIIKPDDGVGCEDTYLFRTYEALKTWLDNNKAKQFHVAQRFIPGIPASISMLCRDGEAKVLACNQQRVEINASKCCLRGMIVNGLRDKRALFEKLADDVTKAIPGLWGYVGIDLILTPSGPVVLEVNPRLTTSYIGLRKSIRRNPAELVLSLLEGNKSISSALLSNEPVVINLEQTYVQ; encoded by the coding sequence ATGCGTATTTTTGTATGTGAGTTTATCACGGGTGGTGGTGTACTGGGCGAGCCTTTGCCAGATGCACTTGCGCTAGAGGGCGACATGATGCTCAATGCCCTGGTAAGTGATCTTCTTGATCTCACGGCAATCGATATCGTAACGGCGAGAGATCCTCGGCTCGATGTAGTCCGACATCCAATCCAAGTCGAGACGCCCGATCAAGCGGGCGACTGCTGGCAGTTATGGCAGACCCTCGCTAGAAACGCCGATGCCGTGTGGCCTATTGCTCCCGAGACAGGGGGGGCGTTGGAAGACCTGAGCGAGATGGCACAAAGGTGTCATCGAATCTTGCTGGGCAGCAGCCCAGAAGCAATTAGATTGACCACCAGCAAGTCAGCCACCAGCGCCCAGCTCTTGAACTGTGGAATTCCTGCTGTTGAGACCCACCAAGTTTCAACTGATCTGCCACTGAGCGAGACAGGTTGGATAATCAAACCTGATGACGGAGTAGGTTGCGAGGATACATACCTGTTTCGAACTTACGAGGCACTAAAAACATGGCTTGATAATAACAAGGCTAAACAGTTCCATGTGGCACAGCGATTTATCCCTGGAATTCCGGCTAGCATATCGATGTTATGTCGTGATGGTGAGGCCAAGGTTTTAGCGTGTAATCAGCAGCGAGTTGAGATTAATGCGAGTAAATGTTGTCTTCGGGGCATGATCGTGAACGGATTGCGGGACAAGCGAGCGCTCTTTGAGAAACTGGCAGATGACGTCACGAAGGCGATCCCGGGGCTATGGGGCTATGTTGGCATTGATTTGATTTTGACGCCATCCGGCCCCGTTGTTTTGGAGGTCAACCCTCGTTTAACAACGTCTTATATTGGGCTTCGAAAATCAATTAGACGGAATCCTGCGGAACTGGTGCTGTCATTGCTTGAGGGAAACAAAAGCATATCGAGCGCCTTACTCTCTAACGAACCGGTGGTAATCAATTTGGAGCAGACGTATGTGCAATAG
- a CDS encoding HisA/HisF-related TIM barrel protein: MLIIPVLDIRQGQVVHARAGRRESYQPIRSSLCRCSDPKAVITDILTIYPFTTLYIADLDAIEGTGNNHGLMDELCGAFSSLTFWIDSGIKTSSGLIDNFQGHCKAVVGSEYQQDSGSLSTLLQHNPPPILSLDFAGERLQGPDGMLEAANLWPQEIIVMSLTRVGTSRGPDLGRVALIKALAPEKSTYAAGGIRHEKDLWALKKLGIAGALVATALHNRRIDRHSIGALLNMNG; the protein is encoded by the coding sequence ATGTTGATTATTCCGGTTCTCGATATTCGTCAGGGACAAGTTGTGCATGCCCGCGCTGGCCGACGCGAGAGCTATCAACCCATACGTTCCTCCTTGTGCCGATGCAGCGATCCCAAGGCGGTAATCACCGACATCCTAACCATTTATCCGTTCACAACACTTTATATTGCCGATCTCGACGCGATTGAAGGCACCGGAAATAATCACGGACTGATGGACGAATTATGCGGGGCGTTCTCATCGCTCACCTTCTGGATCGACAGTGGCATCAAGACATCTTCTGGGCTGATTGACAACTTCCAGGGGCATTGTAAAGCAGTGGTTGGCAGTGAATACCAACAAGATTCGGGGAGCCTTTCGACTCTTCTGCAACACAACCCCCCTCCTATCCTATCCCTGGACTTTGCGGGTGAGAGGCTCCAAGGTCCCGACGGCATGCTGGAGGCAGCAAACCTGTGGCCCCAAGAGATCATCGTCATGAGTCTTACCCGTGTTGGCACGTCTCGAGGTCCCGACCTTGGCCGGGTTGCGCTTATCAAGGCATTGGCGCCTGAAAAATCGACCTACGCGGCCGGCGGTATACGCCATGAAAAGGACCTCTGGGCGCTCAAGAAGCTTGGCATCGCAGGTGCCCTCGTCGCAACAGCCCTACATAACCGGCGCATTGATCGGCACTCGATTGGCGCACTTTTAAATATGAACGGCTAA
- the fae gene encoding formaldehyde-activating enzyme — translation MAVIDRVLTGEALVGEGNEVAHVDLLMGPRGSPAETAFCNALTNQKDGFNTLMAVVAPNLPAKPNTILFNKVTLKSADQAVQMFGPAQRAVAMAVMDCVEDGTIPANEADDIFICVGVFIHWLAEDNTKIQDYNYEATKLSIKRAVAREPKASEVVKKKGEAAHPFAAHN, via the coding sequence ATGGCAGTCATTGATAGAGTACTCACAGGTGAAGCCTTGGTCGGCGAGGGCAATGAGGTGGCGCACGTCGACCTGCTTATGGGGCCAAGAGGCAGTCCCGCCGAGACGGCCTTTTGCAACGCTCTGACCAATCAGAAGGATGGGTTCAATACGTTGATGGCCGTGGTTGCACCAAACCTGCCGGCTAAACCCAATACGATCCTGTTTAACAAGGTTACCCTCAAGAGCGCCGACCAGGCTGTTCAGATGTTTGGTCCTGCCCAGCGTGCGGTAGCTATGGCGGTGATGGACTGTGTGGAGGATGGAACCATCCCCGCTAACGAGGCCGACGATATTTTTATCTGCGTCGGCGTGTTTATTCACTGGCTGGCCGAGGACAACACGAAGATTCAGGATTACAATTACGAGGCTACTAAGCTTTCGATTAAGCGTGCAGTCGCACGTGAGCCCAAGGCCTCTGAGGTAGTCAAGAAGAAGGGCGAGGCTGCTCACCCCTTCGCCGCGCACAATTAA
- a CDS encoding triphosphoribosyl-dephospho-CoA synthase translates to MRPARGYGQPGGFTVMLVMERHAAVVQAIYESCSVEIHALKPGNVSRFAGGHGMTADDFLRSAKLTAPILGAPGLSVGERVLRSVEATQAAVACNTNLGIILLVAPLSQAVLLETGGTNLRDRLIRVLEALDRRDAEDAFKAIRLAAPAGLGHSKRHDVNFSPKASLQEAMEAAQQRDRIAYQYASGYDDIFRFGVPCIVEHIRRYNSVEWAVVACYLSFLARVPDTHIQRKFGEEAAARIHTMAGPVEARFHAYKNPESAIPLLLEFDQRLKHAGINPGTSADLTVASQLAVQFEDLLKHGVTGRRTATLAAG, encoded by the coding sequence ATGCGCCCGGCTCGCGGCTACGGGCAGCCTGGCGGTTTTACCGTGATGCTTGTCATGGAAAGACATGCGGCCGTCGTCCAGGCTATTTATGAGAGCTGCAGCGTCGAGATCCATGCCTTAAAGCCTGGCAATGTCAGTCGCTTTGCCGGTGGGCATGGGATGACGGCCGATGATTTCCTACGTAGCGCCAAGCTCACGGCACCCATCCTAGGGGCCCCTGGGCTCTCGGTAGGAGAGCGGGTTCTGAGAAGCGTCGAGGCGACACAGGCGGCAGTGGCGTGCAATACGAATCTGGGGATCATCTTGCTCGTTGCCCCCCTTAGCCAGGCGGTGCTCCTGGAGACTGGGGGGACTAACTTGCGGGATCGACTGATTCGGGTGTTAGAGGCCCTGGACAGGCGGGATGCCGAGGACGCGTTCAAGGCAATCCGGCTCGCAGCGCCTGCTGGACTTGGACACAGCAAGCGGCATGATGTAAATTTTTCACCCAAGGCGAGTTTGCAGGAAGCCATGGAGGCAGCGCAGCAACGCGACCGGATCGCCTATCAGTACGCAAGCGGTTATGACGACATCTTCCGCTTCGGCGTGCCGTGCATAGTTGAGCACATTCGCCGCTACAATAGTGTAGAATGGGCTGTTGTGGCGTGTTACCTGAGTTTTCTTGCGCGGGTCCCAGATACCCACATTCAGCGAAAATTTGGGGAGGAGGCAGCAGCACGCATTCATACAATGGCGGGGCCAGTGGAGGCTCGCTTTCATGCGTATAAAAACCCGGAAAGCGCAATTCCACTTCTGCTAGAATTCGATCAAAGGCTTAAGCACGCGGGGATCAATCCGGGGACAAGCGCGGATCTCACCGTGGCAAGCCAATTGGCGGTTCAGTTCGAAGACCTGTTAAAACACGGGGTTACCGGGCGCAGGACAGCAACCCTGGCGGCCGGTTGA
- a CDS encoding RimK family alpha-L-glutamate ligase codes for MIDALQHQGIAIVTDDPGWHGRVLRDAFADRGFLAVFVSLNDCRIEVTGEQSSIILPGFDNLLPLGVLVRGIPGGTLEQVILRLDVLHMLRHMGVTVYNDARAIEWTVDKAMTSFLLKHAGIPTPATWVCESEQQARAIIMREASRGCPLVCKPLFGSQGTGVKLLNSPSDLASEEVFGGVYYLQAYVDRGENDWYDWRVFVINGRARAAMIRRGSGWITNRAQGARCEAVTIGGELQSLAEAAARAVDVDYAGVDLMRDRHGQLYVIEVNGIPAWKGLQEVCLVDIGGCLVDHLCARLAATGSLAVLP; via the coding sequence ATGATTGACGCGCTGCAACATCAGGGCATCGCTATTGTCACGGACGATCCCGGTTGGCACGGGCGTGTATTAAGAGATGCATTTGCTGATCGCGGGTTTCTGGCCGTGTTTGTGTCGCTTAACGACTGCCGCATCGAGGTGACGGGTGAGCAATCTTCGATCATTCTGCCCGGCTTCGACAATTTGCTGCCCTTAGGTGTACTGGTACGTGGCATCCCGGGGGGGACCCTTGAGCAGGTCATTCTGCGTCTCGATGTGCTGCACATGCTGCGTCATATGGGTGTCACTGTCTATAACGACGCGCGTGCAATTGAGTGGACGGTAGACAAAGCAATGACCAGCTTTCTCCTCAAGCACGCGGGGATCCCAACGCCAGCTACATGGGTTTGTGAATCCGAACAGCAAGCCCGTGCCATCATAATGCGTGAGGCGAGTCGCGGTTGTCCGTTGGTCTGCAAGCCTCTGTTCGGCTCGCAGGGGACGGGTGTCAAGTTGCTTAATTCCCCCTCAGACTTGGCATCAGAGGAAGTGTTTGGCGGCGTCTACTATCTGCAAGCCTATGTCGATCGGGGTGAGAACGACTGGTATGACTGGCGTGTATTTGTGATCAATGGCCGTGCCAGGGCGGCTATGATCCGGCGCGGCTCTGGATGGATCACCAACCGAGCACAAGGCGCCCGCTGCGAGGCCGTCACGATTGGAGGGGAGCTCCAAAGCTTGGCCGAAGCGGCGGCTCGCGCCGTGGATGTTGATTATGCCGGCGTCGATCTCATGCGGGATCGTCACGGCCAGTTGTACGTCATTGAAGTGAATGGCATCCCGGCTTGGAAGGGCTTGCAGGAAGTGTGTTTGGTGGATATTGGTGGCTGTCTTGTGGATCATTTATGCGCCCGGCTCGCGGCTACGGGCAGCCTGGCGGTTTTACCGTGA
- the mch gene encoding methenyltetrahydromethanopterin cyclohydrolase, whose translation MNGSEHAQARPSVNVLAEPLVEALIDDAQSLRLQVDVLENGSLLVDAGMTVPGGLEAGRRIAEICMGGLGHVSLRSANTFTNWHWHLDVYASDPVIACLASQYAGWSLSHGKGKEAFNALGSGPGRAMGSKEPLFDELGYRDRAQSASLVLEVDTAPPMAVVEKIVEMCGIRPDGLTLIVTPTRSLAGTVQVVARVLEVALHKVHALGFPLEHVVDGAGSAPLCPPAKDFITAMGRTNDAIVFGGQVHLFVTGEESAAAELAETLPSSTCRDYGKPFAQIFKDHDYDFFKIDPMLFSPARVTVTELHSGRSFHAGQLDEKLLDASFGNQDD comes from the coding sequence ATGAATGGCAGTGAACATGCGCAGGCACGACCGAGTGTCAACGTACTGGCAGAGCCCTTAGTCGAAGCGCTCATTGACGACGCGCAATCACTGCGTCTTCAGGTGGATGTCCTTGAGAATGGAAGCCTGTTGGTGGACGCCGGCATGACGGTGCCTGGTGGCCTTGAGGCCGGGCGACGTATTGCGGAGATTTGCATGGGTGGGCTTGGTCACGTGAGCCTGCGCAGCGCCAACACCTTTACAAACTGGCATTGGCATCTGGATGTGTATGCAAGCGATCCGGTTATCGCCTGCCTCGCCAGCCAGTACGCGGGTTGGAGTCTGTCGCACGGCAAGGGGAAGGAGGCCTTCAATGCCCTTGGATCCGGCCCGGGTCGTGCCATGGGCAGCAAGGAGCCCTTATTTGACGAATTGGGGTATCGTGACCGGGCCCAGAGTGCATCGCTCGTTCTCGAGGTCGACACGGCGCCGCCAATGGCTGTGGTCGAGAAGATTGTCGAGATGTGTGGTATTCGCCCTGACGGGTTGACTTTGATCGTGACACCCACCCGGAGCCTCGCTGGCACTGTGCAGGTGGTTGCACGGGTGCTTGAGGTGGCCCTACATAAGGTCCACGCCCTCGGTTTTCCGTTGGAGCACGTGGTGGATGGCGCCGGCAGTGCGCCATTGTGCCCGCCTGCCAAGGATTTCATTACCGCCATGGGCAGGACCAATGATGCGATCGTTTTTGGCGGGCAGGTTCACTTGTTTGTTACGGGCGAGGAGTCGGCGGCCGCCGAGCTTGCCGAAACACTGCCGAGCAGTACCTGCCGGGATTACGGGAAGCCCTTTGCGCAAATATTTAAGGATCACGACTATGACTTTTTTAAGATTGACCCGATGCTGTTTTCTCCAGCACGGGTGACAGTTACTGAACTCCATAGTGGCCGGAGTTTCCATGCGGGCCAACTTGATGAGAAGCTGCTTGACGCGTCCTTCGGCAATCAAGATGATTGA
- a CDS encoding ATP-grasp domain-containing protein yields the protein MRGKPKVLIAALSGQALANSAKRAGYGAYVLDVFGDTDTRRASLASEVIGTCRKGFDTERLISAALRLYPRGRDTRLVYGSGFEHCPDLLARLGRKFRVVGTRPEVIRQVKDPVSFFCLLERLGIPYPETTVKLPRAKTRWLIKRTGAAGGGHIRLLPVDRADIADERHYYQRRLEGRPCSLVFLANGKVATVLGYNTQWHAANVPETPFLYGGAVSAAELEPRIKRAIEESVAELVRAVDLRGLCGLDFIVQDNAFWVLELNPRPPATFELHEQHGVLFHAHLEACEGRLVRLPGRPPRAVNAHAVLYADRPLSISMRGGWPAWVSDRPADGTLIPYGDPICTVHAGGRSARHARQAVQHRLLQFEQTLMGRAEVA from the coding sequence ATGCGCGGGAAGCCTAAGGTTTTAATTGCAGCGTTGTCTGGCCAGGCGCTGGCCAACTCCGCAAAGCGCGCAGGGTATGGTGCCTACGTACTGGATGTCTTCGGGGATACGGATACGCGCCGAGCGAGCTTGGCGTCTGAGGTCATCGGGACGTGCAGGAAAGGATTCGATACGGAGCGGCTCATAAGTGCTGCCCTGCGTCTTTATCCCCGGGGCAGGGATACGCGCCTCGTCTATGGCAGCGGCTTTGAGCACTGTCCGGATCTCTTAGCGCGCCTCGGTAGGAAGTTTCGCGTTGTTGGGACTCGGCCGGAGGTGATCCGCCAGGTCAAGGACCCGGTGTCATTCTTTTGTCTGCTTGAGCGGCTCGGCATTCCTTATCCGGAAACCACGGTCAAGCTACCCAGGGCCAAGACCCGCTGGCTTATCAAGCGGACGGGTGCGGCAGGCGGGGGTCATATCCGGCTACTCCCCGTTGATCGTGCGGATATTGCTGACGAGCGGCATTACTATCAGCGCCGCCTCGAGGGGCGTCCCTGTTCATTGGTCTTTTTAGCGAATGGTAAGGTGGCTACCGTGCTCGGATACAATACGCAATGGCACGCGGCAAACGTTCCCGAGACACCCTTCCTGTATGGTGGGGCCGTCAGCGCAGCAGAGCTTGAGCCGCGGATAAAACGCGCCATCGAAGAGTCCGTTGCCGAACTGGTGCGGGCGGTCGATTTACGGGGTTTATGTGGGCTCGACTTCATCGTGCAGGACAATGCCTTTTGGGTTTTGGAGCTCAATCCTCGGCCACCCGCCACATTTGAACTCCATGAACAGCACGGCGTCTTGTTCCATGCTCACCTCGAGGCCTGTGAAGGTCGCCTCGTGCGCTTGCCCGGGCGCCCGCCGCGTGCGGTGAATGCCCACGCCGTCTTATATGCCGATAGGCCGCTTTCCATCTCGATGCGAGGTGGCTGGCCGGCTTGGGTAAGCGATCGCCCTGCAGATGGCACGCTTATCCCATACGGCGATCCGATATGCACGGTGCATGCCGGTGGGAGGAGCGCTCGGCATGCACGGCAAGCGGTGCAGCACCGTCTTCTGCAGTTTGAGCAGACCCTCATGGGCCGTGCAGAAGTGGCCTAG
- a CDS encoding methylenetetrahydromethanopterin dehydrogenase codes for MKDPFLLHMFNPTRNVSPFDVNMAYEAGYNDVIPYSGVTLDEIPGLVQDTIFSRGPKGVKRTGIFIGGREFGLAVDMLEAAKGAMVPPFEVSVFADPSGAFTTAAAVIACVESWVDKKKGVSLEGLNMYVFGGTGPVGLCAGVIAAECGANVFLGSRRNAEHVRAIAEPFNKRYGVHMDGADSRIDDALVLPFRAAHMLNQAHVIINTAKAGVRVVKASDLKDSKALIVAADCNAVPPLGIEGVDVNDMGKILEVTPSKAVGIGALAIGNVKYKVHSKLCQMMIETSKPLYLDFQDAFKVAREYAREA; via the coding sequence ATGAAAGACCCCTTTCTATTGCATATGTTCAATCCAACCCGAAACGTAAGTCCTTTCGATGTCAACATGGCCTACGAGGCCGGCTACAACGATGTCATTCCCTACAGTGGTGTCACCCTGGACGAGATACCGGGTTTGGTGCAGGACACGATTTTTTCCCGTGGACCCAAAGGTGTAAAGCGAACAGGGATATTCATAGGCGGCCGAGAGTTTGGTCTGGCGGTCGATATGCTGGAGGCCGCTAAAGGGGCCATGGTCCCGCCCTTCGAAGTCTCGGTTTTCGCTGATCCCAGCGGCGCATTTACGACGGCCGCTGCAGTGATCGCGTGTGTTGAGTCCTGGGTGGATAAGAAAAAAGGTGTGTCGTTAGAGGGGCTCAATATGTATGTTTTTGGTGGCACGGGCCCGGTCGGGCTCTGTGCAGGTGTGATCGCGGCGGAATGTGGTGCCAATGTGTTTCTCGGCAGTCGCCGTAACGCCGAGCACGTCCGGGCAATCGCCGAACCCTTCAACAAGCGTTATGGTGTTCACATGGACGGTGCGGACAGCCGGATAGACGACGCGCTGGTACTGCCGTTCCGCGCGGCGCATATGTTGAATCAGGCTCATGTGATTATCAACACGGCTAAGGCGGGTGTGCGAGTGGTGAAAGCTAGTGACCTGAAAGACTCCAAGGCGCTCATCGTCGCTGCTGACTGCAACGCCGTACCGCCGCTCGGCATTGAAGGTGTGGATGTGAATGACATGGGTAAGATATTGGAAGTAACTCCGTCCAAGGCGGTGGGCATTGGGGCGCTTGCAATCGGCAATGTTAAATACAAGGTCCACTCCAAGCTGTGCCAGATGATGATCGAGACGAGCAAGCCCTTGTATCTAGATTTCCAGGATGCCTTTAAGGTGGCGCGCGAGTATGCGCGGGAAGCCTAA